In Erinaceus europaeus chromosome 10, mEriEur2.1, whole genome shotgun sequence, one DNA window encodes the following:
- the ACTL7A gene encoding actin-like protein 7A produces the protein MGDVISEDILKLSVDLSLSGLGADGIKDLFVSRMALESVWTPQTAFPGDGHSPRANEQPPLQTASLKEGPAKRAVWVRPDYSDLQGPKKATVAQRKSSLAVTKAVVVDLGTGYCKCGFAGLPKPTHMISSTVGKPYMETAKTGVHRKETFVGQELVNPGIRLKFTNPLRHGIVVDWDAVQDIWEYLFQQEMKIAPEEHAVLVSDPPLSPHTNREKYAEMLFEAFGTPAMHIAYQSRLSMYSYGRTSGMVVEVGHGVSYVVPIYEGYPLPSITGRLDYAGSDLTAYLTCLMNGSGKSFTEDQMGIVEDIKRKCCFVALDPLEEKKVPPAEHTIQYTLPDGKGIQLCQERFLCAEMFFKPSLIKSMQLGLHTQTVSCLNKCDVALKRDLMGSILLCGGSTMLSGFPNRLQKELSSMCPNDTPQVNVLPERDTAVWTGGSILASLQGFQPLWVHRSEYEEHGPFFLYRRCF, from the coding sequence ATGGGTGATGTCATCTCTGAGGACATTCTCAAGCTGTCCGTGGATTTAAGCCTTTCAGGCCTTGGAGCCGACGGGATTAAGGACCTTTTTGTGAGCAGGATGGCTCTGGAGAGCGTGTGGACCCCACAGACAGCATTCCCGGGGGACGGCCATTCCCCACGAGCGAACGAGCAGCCCCCCCTGCAGACCGCTTCCCTGAAGGAAGGCCCGGCCAAGCGGGCTGTGTGGGTCCGCCCCGACTACTCGGACCTGCAGGGCCCCAAGAAAGCCACCGTGGCCCAGAGGAAGTCCTCGCTGGCGGTGACCAAGGCGGTGGTCGTGGACCTGGGGACCGGCTACTGTAAATGCGGCTTTGCCGGGCTCCCGAAGCCCACCCACATGATCTCGTCCACCGTGGGCAAGCCCTACATGGAGACCGCCAAGACCGGGGTCCACCGCAAAGAGACCTTCGTGGGCCAGGAGCTGGTCAACCCGGGCATCCGCCTCAAGTTCACCAACCCCCTGCGTCACGGCATCGTGGTGGACTGGGACGCTGTGCAGGACATCTGGGAGTACCTGTTCCAGCAGGAGATGAAGATCGCCCCCGAGGAGCACGCCGTGCTGGTGTCGGACCCGCCCCTGAGCCCGCACACCAACAGGGAGAAGTACGCCGAGATGCTGTTTGAGGCCTTCGGCACGCCGGCCATGCACATCGCCTACCAGTCGCGCCTGTCCATGTACTCGTACGGCAGGACCTCGGGCATGGTGGTGGAGGTCGGCCACGGCGTCTCCTACGTGGTGCCCATCTACGAGGGCTACCCGCTGCCCAGCATCACCGGGCGGCTGGACTACGCGGGCTCCGACCTCACGGCCTACCTGACGTGCCTGATGAACGGCTCGGGCAAGTCCTTCACCGAGGACCAGATGGGCATCGTGGAGGACATCAAGAGGAAGTGCTGCTTCGTGGCCCTGGACCCCCTGGAGGAGAAGAAGGTGCCGCCCGCCGAGCACACCATCCAGTACACGCTGCCGGATGGCAAGGGCATCCAGCTGTGCCAGGAGCGCTTCCTGTGCGCCGAGATGTTCTTCAAGCCGTCCCTCATCAAGTCCATGCAGCTGGGCCTGCACACGCAGACGGTGTCCTGCCTCAACAAGTGCGACGTCGCCCTCAAGCGGGACCTCATGGGCAGCATCCTGCTGTGCGGGGGCAGCACCATGCTCAGCGGCTTCCCCAACCGGCTGCAGAAGGAGCTGAGCAGCATGTGCCCCAACGACACGCCCCAGGTCAACGTGTTGCCCGAGAGGGACACGGCCGTGTGGACGGGGGGCTCCATCCTGGCGTCCCTGCAGGGCTTCCAGCCCCTGTGGGTGCACCGCTCCGAGTATGAGGAGCACGGCCCTTTCTTCCTCTACAGAAGGTGCTTCTGA
- the ACTL7B gene encoding actin-like protein 7B produces the protein MATKNCSSPMPVGAAQGDPGEAGPRLGPEAAGPAAQLKAKPKKVRKIKALVIDLGSQYCKCGYAGEPRPTYFISSTVGKRSGRAANAGDTRKETFVGHELLGPETPLRLTNPLKYGAVVDWDCVQSIWEYAFHTAMKVAPEEHAVLVSDPPLSPSGDREKYAELLFETFGIPAMHVASQALLSIYSYGRTTGLVVESGHGVSHAVPISEGDVLPALSGRADYAGGDLTSYLLQLLNEAGHGFTDEHLHIVEHIKKKCCYAAALPGQEARPPADGPRVEYELPDGKAISVGPERFQCAEMLFKPGLAGSEAPGLPALAAACLARCREAGFEEEMAANVLLCGGCTMLRGFPERFQRELGLLCPGDGPAVAAAPERKTSVWTGGSILASLQAFQQLWVSREEFVERGGAAIYSKC, from the coding sequence ATGGCGACCAAGAATTGCTCGAGCCCCATGCCCGTGGGCGCGGCTCAGGGCGATCCCGGGGAGGCGGGCCCGCGGCTGGGCCCCGAGGCCGCCGGCCCCGCCGCCCAGCTGAAGGCCAAGCCCAAGAAGGTGCGGAAGATCAAGGCCCTCGTCATCGACCTGGGCTCCCAGTACTGCAAGTGCGGCTACGCGGGCGAGCCCCGGCCCACCTACTTCATCTCCTCCACGGTGGGCAAGCGCTCCGGCCGGGCGGCCAACGCGGGCGACACCCGCAAGGAGACCTTCGTGGGCCACGAGCTGCTGGGCCCCGAGACGCCCCTGCGGCTCACCAACCCGCTCAAGTACGGCGCGGTGGTGGACTGGGACTGCGTGCAGAGCATCTGGGAGTACGCCTTCCACACGGCCATGAAGGTGGCGCCCGAGGAGCACGCCGTGCTGGTGTCCGACCCGCCGCTCAGCCCCAGCGGCGACCGGGAGAAGTACGCCGAGCTGCTGTTCGAGACCTTCGGCATCCCGGCCATGCACGTGGCGTCCCAGGCCCTGCTGTCCATCTACTCGTACGGCAGGACCACCGGGCTGGTGGTGGAGAGCGGGCACGGCGTCTCGCACGCGGTGCCCATCTCCGAGGGCGACGTGCTGCCCGCGCTGAGCGGCCGCGCCGACTACGCCGGGGGCGACCTCACCAGCTACCTGCTCCAGCTGCTCAACGAGGCCGGCCACGGCTTCACGGACGAGCACCTGCACATCGTGGAGCACATCAAGAAGAAGTGCTGCTACGCGGCCGCCCTGCCCGGCCAGGAGGCCCGGCCGCCCGCCGACGGCCCGCGCGTGGAGTACGAGCTGCCGGACGGCAAGGCCATCAGCGTGGGGCCCGAGCGCTTCCAGTGCGCCGAGATGCTCTTCAAGCCCGGCCTGGCGGGCAGCGAGGCCCCCGGCCTGCCCGCGCTCGCCGCCGCCTGCCTGGCCCGCTGCCGGGAGGCGGGCTTCGAGGAGGAGATGGCCGCCAACGTGCTGCTGTGCGGCGGCTGCACCATGCTCCGCGGCTTCCCCGAGCGCTTCCAGAGGGAGCTGGGCCTCCTGTGCCCCGGGGACGGGCCCGCGGTGGCCGCCGCGCCCGAGCGGAAGACGTCCGTGTGGACGGGAGGCTCCATCCTGGCGTCTCTGCAGGCCTTCCAGCAGCTCTGGGTCAGCAGGGAGGAGTTCGTGGAGCGGGGCGGTGCGGCCATCTACAGCAAGTGCTGA